In Deltaproteobacteria bacterium, a single window of DNA contains:
- a CDS encoding STAS/SEC14 domain-containing protein, producing MLVSEIGSPSSCPADQAALVHFVTKATQRHSTIRLLVTPDDDWNDAGLRIPDDSVVAKAAFVGEPRWRDELYAFVAKPLRAIPTEYFGSEALARAWLDV from the coding sequence GTGCTCGTCTCCGAGATAGGATCTCCTTCGTCATGCCCCGCCGACCAAGCCGCCCTCGTACACTTCGTCACCAAGGCGACGCAGCGCCACAGCACGATCCGCCTCCTCGTGACGCCCGACGACGACTGGAACGACGCCGGGCTTCGCATCCCCGACGATTCCGTCGTCGCGAAGGCGGCTTTCGTGGGCGAGCCGCGCTGGCGCGACGAGCTCTACGCCTTCGTCGCGAAACCGCTCCGCGCGATCCCGACCGAGTACTTCGGCAGCGAGGCCCTCGCGCGCGCCTGGTTGGACGTATGA